In Microbacterium enclense, one genomic interval encodes:
- a CDS encoding carbohydrate ABC transporter permease has product MTATATLVTPKAPRRRPAGANRGSSVLVGFVALLLIGMMLAPVVYIVLGGFRSNAEITVDPSGFPTRWNWENYADVLGSGVFWGQVGNSAIAAIATTVFVVALGLMAAYALSRYRFRGRGAVYALFTAGLMFPMTVAITPLYILGLMNSLAGVIVPQIAFALPLTIIILSPFLAAIPGELQEASSIDGLGRLGFFWRMVLPLAVPAVVTVGILAFVNSWNSYMLPLFILNNEAAYTLPLGTQAFASQYSVDTARVLAFTSLSMIPALLFFSVFERRIVGGLTGAVKG; this is encoded by the coding sequence ATGACCGCCACCGCCACGCTCGTGACCCCGAAGGCCCCGCGTCGGCGCCCCGCCGGCGCGAACCGGGGCTCGTCCGTGCTCGTCGGCTTCGTCGCCCTGCTGCTGATCGGCATGATGCTCGCGCCGGTCGTGTACATCGTCCTCGGCGGGTTCCGCTCGAACGCCGAGATCACCGTCGACCCCTCCGGCTTCCCGACCCGCTGGAACTGGGAGAACTACGCCGACGTGCTCGGCAGCGGCGTCTTCTGGGGGCAGGTCGGAAACTCGGCCATCGCGGCGATCGCGACCACGGTCTTCGTCGTCGCCCTGGGGTTGATGGCCGCGTACGCCCTCTCGCGCTACCGCTTCCGTGGGCGGGGCGCTGTGTACGCGCTGTTCACCGCGGGCCTGATGTTCCCGATGACCGTCGCGATCACACCTCTCTACATCCTCGGACTGATGAACTCCCTCGCGGGTGTCATCGTGCCGCAGATCGCGTTCGCCCTGCCGCTGACGATCATCATCCTGTCGCCGTTCCTCGCCGCGATCCCGGGCGAACTCCAGGAGGCCTCCTCGATCGACGGCCTCGGCCGCCTCGGGTTCTTCTGGCGCATGGTGCTGCCGCTCGCGGTTCCCGCGGTGGTGACCGTCGGCATCCTGGCCTTCGTCAACAGCTGGAACTCCTACATGCTGCCGCTGTTCATCCTCAATAACGAAGCCGCGTACACGCTGCCGCTCGGAACGCAGGCCTTCGCCTCGCAGTACTCCGTCGACACCGCGCGCGTGCTCGCATTCACCTCGCTGTCGATGATCCCCGCTCTGCTGTTCTTCAGCGTGTTCGAGCGGCGCATCGTCGGCGGCCTGACCGGCGCCGTGAAGGGCTGA
- a CDS encoding sugar ABC transporter permease, whose product MTTQLATSATDAGSRRPAGEGAPGAPSAGRPPVRRRRENWRIRGELAILLGPALVVFVSFVILPVALAAYYGFYKWSGFGAPVDFVGIRNYVTILTDPAFHEALGHNAFIVIGSLVLQGPLALGLALLLNRKMRAQSLIRVLIFVPYVISEVVVGLGWGLMLQSGGALNGALEKIGLGSLRADWISDPALAIWTLLIIITWKYIGFAVILFLAGLQGIPEELSEAAAIDGASYWQIQRHIVLPLMGPTIRIWAFLSIIGSLQLFDLVWIIWGQYVASTAGTSTMATYMVANGRNAGSFGYGSAVAVVMFLISLAVALIYQRFVLRRDTAGALTGGSK is encoded by the coding sequence ATGACCACCCAGCTCGCCACCTCGGCGACCGACGCCGGGTCTCGCCGCCCGGCCGGGGAGGGCGCTCCCGGCGCCCCCTCGGCCGGGCGGCCGCCCGTGCGACGGCGCCGCGAGAACTGGCGCATCCGCGGCGAACTCGCGATCCTGCTCGGCCCCGCCCTCGTGGTGTTCGTGTCGTTCGTCATCCTGCCCGTCGCCCTGGCGGCCTACTACGGCTTCTACAAGTGGTCGGGCTTCGGCGCACCCGTCGACTTCGTCGGCATCCGGAACTACGTCACGATCCTCACCGACCCGGCCTTCCACGAGGCGCTCGGGCACAACGCGTTCATCGTGATCGGCTCGCTCGTCCTGCAGGGGCCGCTCGCCCTCGGACTCGCGCTGCTGCTGAACCGCAAGATGCGGGCGCAGTCGCTCATCCGCGTGCTGATCTTCGTGCCCTACGTGATCTCCGAGGTCGTCGTCGGCCTCGGCTGGGGCCTGATGCTGCAATCCGGTGGGGCCCTGAACGGGGCGCTGGAGAAGATCGGGCTCGGCTCGCTCCGCGCCGACTGGATCTCCGACCCGGCGTTGGCGATCTGGACGCTGCTCATCATCATCACGTGGAAGTACATCGGTTTCGCCGTGATCCTCTTCCTCGCAGGTCTCCAAGGCATCCCGGAGGAGCTCAGCGAAGCGGCCGCGATCGACGGCGCGTCGTACTGGCAGATCCAGCGGCACATCGTGCTGCCGCTCATGGGTCCCACCATCCGCATCTGGGCGTTCCTGTCGATCATCGGCTCGCTGCAGCTGTTCGACCTCGTCTGGATCATCTGGGGCCAGTACGTCGCCTCCACTGCCGGCACCTCGACGATGGCCACGTACATGGTCGCCAACGGCCGCAACGCCGGCAGCTTCGGTTACGGCAGCGCCGTCGCCGTGGTGATGTTCCTCATCTCCCTCGCCGTCGCCCTGATCTACCAGCGCTTCGTCCTGCGACGCGACACCGCCGGCGCTCTCACGGGAGGCTCGAAATGA